ACCGGTATCGCCCGCCGATCACGACCGGGCTGGGACTCGGGAGCTCCGGGCCGGACGCCGCCTTGTCCGGGCTCTACGAGACGATAGAGCGCGACGCGACGATGACCAGTTGGTACTCCACGACGGAGCCGCTCGGGCTCGACGTCGACCACCCGGGGTTCGCGGCGCTGGAGAAGCGGGCGCGCGCGGAGTCGCTGTCGGTGACGCCGCTGCTCGTCACGACCGACGTGGACGTGCCCGTCGTCGCGGTCGGCGTCAGCCGCGAGGGCGACTGGCCGCGGTTCGCCGCGGGGTCGGGCGCCGACCTCGACCCGGCCGCGGCGGCGCGGAGCGCGCTCGCGGAGGCGCTGCAAAACTGGACCGAACTCCGGTCGATGGGCCGGGAGGCGGCCGACGAGCAGGGCGCGGCGATCGGTCACCACGCCGACCTGCCCGCCGAGACGGCGGCGTTCTTCGACCCGGACGCGACCGTCTCCGCCGAGGGGCTCGGGGAGCCGGCGCTGTCGGGGACGGAGGAGCTGACGGCCGCGGTCGACCGCGTCGAGGGCGTCGGGCTCGACCCCTACGTCGCGCGGGTGACGACCCGCGACCTCGCGGCGCTGGGCTTCGAGGCGGTCCGGGTGCTGGTCCCGGGCGCGCAGCCGCTTTTCACCGGCGACCCGTTCTTCGGCGACCGCGCGAGCGAGGTGCCGCGGTCGATGGGGTACGAGCCGGCGCTCGACCGCCCGTACCACCCCTTCCCGTGAGGGCGGGCGCGGGCACCGCGCGCCGCGTCGGTCGCCCCGGCGCCGACTGCCCGTGCCCGCGGATTTAGGTACCTCCGGGTCGCGGGAGGGCGTATGGACGTCGTACCCGACGCGGACGTCGAGGCGGTCGAGGCGGTCGACGGCGTGTTCCTCACGCAGGGGGCCGTCGGCGAGGAGACGAGCATCCAGCGGTTCGAGATCGGACCGGGCGAGGCGGTGCCCGAACACGACCACCCGCACGAGCAGATCGGGCTGATCACGGCCGGAGCGGTCACCTTCGTCGTCGACGGCGACGAGCGCGTCGTCGAGGCGGGCGACACGTACGTGATCCCCGGCGACGAGCCCCACGCCGCCGAGAACCGCGGCGACGAGCCCGCCGTCGGCTACGACATCTTCTCGCCGCCGCGGGCGAACCCGGACTGGGGAAAGTAGGCGGGCGGAGACCGTTCGAGGCGGGGCTATCTCGGGACGCAAACCGTCACGAACCGGCCGATTCTCCGCGTCTGCGGTACCCGCAAGACGTACCGGACCGAAGGTGTGTTAGTGCTCGGGGCCTGATAACGGGTAATGGGAGTTCAAGAACAGTATCCGTTCGACGTGGAGGCGCTCCGCGCCGACTTCCCGATCCTCGAACGACGGGTCGGCGGGGACCCGGAGACCGCGGGCGAGGGCGAGGGCGACGACACGCCCCTCGTCTACCTCGACAACGCGGCGACCTCGCACACGCCCGACCCGGTGGTCGACGCCATCTCCGACTACTACCGGAGCTACAACGCCAACGTCCACCGCGGGATCCACCAGCTGAGCCAGGAGGCCTCCGTCGCCTACGAGGAGGCCCACGACGCGGTGGCCGACTTCGTCGGCGCGGCGGGCCGCGAGGAGATCGTGTTCACCAAGAACACCACCGAGGCGATGAACCTCGTCGCCTACGCGTGGGGCCTCGAAGAGTTGGGGCCGGACGACAACGTCGTCCTCACCGAGATGGAGCACCACGCCTCGCTCGTCACCTGGCAGCAGATCGGTAAGCGCACGGGCGCCGACGTGCGGTTCATCGACGTGACCGACGAGGGGCGACTCGACATGGACGACGCCGCCGACCTGATCGACGACGACACGGAGATGGTGTCGGTCGTCCACGTGTCGAACACGCTCGGCACCGTGAACCCGATCGGTGAGCTGGCGGACATGGCTCACGACCGCGACGCGCTGATGTTCGCGGACGCCGCGCAGTCGGTGCCGACGCGGCCGGTCGACGTCGAGGAGTTGGGCGTCGACTTTCTCGCCTTCTCCGGCCACAAGATGTGCGGGCCGACCGGGATCGGCGTCCTCTACGGCCGCGAGGAGATCTTAGAGGGGATGCAGCCGTACCTCTACGGCGGCGACATGATCCGCCGCGTCTCCTTCGAGGACTCCACGTGGGAGGACCTCCCGTGGAAGTTCGAGGCCGGGACGCCCTCCATCGCGCAGGGGGTCGGCCTCGCGGCCGCGATAGAGTACCTCGAGGAGGTCGGGATGGACCGTGTCGAGGCCCACGAGGACCTGCTGGCGGAGTACGCCTACGACGAACTGGCGGCGCTCGGCGGCGTCGAGATATACGGCCCGCCGGGCGACGACCGCGGCGGCCTCGTCGCGTTCAACGTCGACGGCGTCCACGCCCACGACCTCTCCAGCATCCTCAACGACTACGGCGTCGCGATCCGCGCCGGCGACCACTGCACCCAGCCGCTCCACGACGAGATGGGCGTCGCCGCCTCCGCGCGCGCCTCCTTCTACTTCTATAACACCGTCGAGGAGGTCGACGCGCTCGTCGACGCGGTCCGCGAGGCGCGCGACCTGTTCGCGTAGCGAACGGCGGTCTCGCGCCCCCGCGTCGACTCCGGACGAGTCCGCGTGTTTTCCCGGTTGTACCACCGATTAATCGGCAAAACGAGCCGTGACAACGGTGATCGCGCAATTATTATCCCCGCTTCGGCCCGAACAACGATCGAAGAAAAACCACAACTCTCGTAGTAAGCCGCTTCCCGCTGAGCTGTCGCCCGCCGCCACAACCAATGACCGACCACACACGACCGCCGTCCGACGCGCGCGCAGACGCGGCCACCGACCGATCCGAACCGCTCACCGATCAGTCCGTCGACGAGGAGCCGACCACCGTGCTCCACGTCGAGCCGGACCCCCGCTCTGCGGAGCTGCTGGACACGTTCGCGCGACGGCTCGCGGACCGCGTCCGAGTGCGTTCCGTGGACCGCTTCGCGGACGCGCTCGACGCCGTCGCGACGGGCGTCGAGGTCGACGGCGAGCGCGTCGCCGTCAACTGCGTCGTGACGGAGCAGCGTCTCCCTGGCGGGTCGGGCGTCGAACTCACCGAGCGGCTGCGCGAGGCGGGGCGCGGGCTGCCGGTCGTCTTCTACACGACGTGTCCGGGAGAGGAGAGCGAGGCGGCGGCGTTCGGGGCCGGCGCGGACGCCTACTTCGAGAAGGGATCCGACCGCGGGCGCTACGACGCGATACTCGACCGGATCCGCGCGCTCGTCGCGGAGCGCCGCGACCGGGACCCGACGGCGCGCGCGGCGTCGACGCCGCGCGCCTCGGGGACGCCGGGAGAGACGCTGCGCTCCGAGGAGTGAGTCGCCGCTGAACGGCGAGCCGGGAAGGCGCGGAGGGCGGGTTCGACGGCGACGTTA
The sequence above is a segment of the Halorubrum sp. 2020YC2 genome. Coding sequences within it:
- a CDS encoding cupin domain-containing protein translates to MDVVPDADVEAVEAVDGVFLTQGAVGEETSIQRFEIGPGEAVPEHDHPHEQIGLITAGAVTFVVDGDERVVEAGDTYVIPGDEPHAAENRGDEPAVGYDIFSPPRANPDWGK
- a CDS encoding SufS family cysteine desulfurase → MGVQEQYPFDVEALRADFPILERRVGGDPETAGEGEGDDTPLVYLDNAATSHTPDPVVDAISDYYRSYNANVHRGIHQLSQEASVAYEEAHDAVADFVGAAGREEIVFTKNTTEAMNLVAYAWGLEELGPDDNVVLTEMEHHASLVTWQQIGKRTGADVRFIDVTDEGRLDMDDAADLIDDDTEMVSVVHVSNTLGTVNPIGELADMAHDRDALMFADAAQSVPTRPVDVEELGVDFLAFSGHKMCGPTGIGVLYGREEILEGMQPYLYGGDMIRRVSFEDSTWEDLPWKFEAGTPSIAQGVGLAAAIEYLEEVGMDRVEAHEDLLAEYAYDELAALGGVEIYGPPGDDRGGLVAFNVDGVHAHDLSSILNDYGVAIRAGDHCTQPLHDEMGVAASARASFYFYNTVEEVDALVDAVREARDLFA
- a CDS encoding response regulator; translated protein: MTDHTRPPSDARADAATDRSEPLTDQSVDEEPTTVLHVEPDPRSAELLDTFARRLADRVRVRSVDRFADALDAVATGVEVDGERVAVNCVVTEQRLPGGSGVELTERLREAGRGLPVVFYTTCPGEESEAAAFGAGADAYFEKGSDRGRYDAILDRIRALVAERRDRDPTARAASTPRASGTPGETLRSEE